Proteins found in one Haloferax litoreum genomic segment:
- a CDS encoding helix-turn-helix transcriptional regulator, whose amino-acid sequence MITPVEDIEFLARSAHRVNALGALAAGPQSREDLREAIGASNATVGRLLNEFDKRTWISRDGHRYELTPLGEFIATGFFDLVERFETEHSIRDIWQWFPAGLGFTIDMFSGSTITLQDERNPYCPNSRYAELIETSESLREVGTVLHKPENVEMVFERAVDGMEVELVFPREVMTDMVGFAPELADEALKSGNLVLLVYDDLPDGFWIFDERVGMCCRDQETELSRAVIDTSTAEARAHAQSLYDAYRSEATPFNPTVFVAS is encoded by the coding sequence ATGATAACACCGGTCGAAGACATCGAATTTCTGGCTCGTTCAGCACACCGTGTGAACGCGCTCGGTGCACTGGCGGCCGGCCCCCAGAGTCGCGAGGACCTACGGGAAGCGATCGGCGCATCGAACGCCACGGTCGGACGTCTCCTCAACGAGTTCGACAAGCGAACCTGGATATCGCGTGACGGTCACCGATACGAACTGACACCGCTCGGTGAGTTCATCGCCACTGGGTTCTTCGACCTCGTAGAACGATTCGAGACAGAGCACTCGATCCGTGACATCTGGCAGTGGTTCCCCGCCGGTCTCGGGTTCACCATCGACATGTTCTCCGGGTCGACGATCACACTGCAAGACGAGCGCAACCCCTACTGTCCGAACAGCCGCTACGCCGAACTCATCGAGACGTCCGAGTCGCTCCGAGAGGTGGGAACTGTTCTCCACAAGCCGGAGAACGTCGAGATGGTGTTTGAGCGTGCTGTCGACGGCATGGAGGTCGAACTCGTCTTTCCGAGAGAAGTAATGACGGACATGGTCGGCTTCGCTCCCGAACTCGCGGACGAGGCGCTGAAGAGCGGGAATCTCGTTCTTCTGGTCTACGACGACCTTCCGGATGGGTTCTGGATATTCGACGAGCGTGTCGGAATGTGCTGTCGCGACCAAGAGACGGAACTCTCCCGGGCCGTCATCGATACCAGCACGGCCGAAGCGCGAGCGCACGCGCAGTCGCTCTACGACGCGTACAGAAGCGAGGCAACCCCGTTCAACCCAACTGTGTTCGTCGCGAGCTAA
- a CDS encoding DUF2103 domain-containing protein, whose protein sequence is MHCRRCGNPLAKPGDYCLTCNTANCDAVVAVFDTDRATLTFLDEDDIVGETTVTTIPETDDDTRVVQLRNFAGLVADEIRRKRPETVYAAGERAPLRETRAQLHYEFYRVTETDPVQAVLDRRGERALEVVDIPPAEKLGGSHTTLIGGRKGRRAIGVVAGHPHVKKVIPGPIDASGTGSRTGLRAKVTRADTNGNVRLLLRDGSSVQENRIVTTAMNRETGERVRDDLNDALREDGLQDE, encoded by the coding sequence ATGCATTGCCGGCGGTGTGGGAATCCGTTAGCCAAACCGGGAGACTACTGTCTCACCTGCAACACCGCCAACTGCGACGCCGTCGTCGCCGTCTTCGACACCGACCGCGCGACGCTCACGTTCCTCGACGAAGACGACATCGTCGGCGAGACGACGGTCACGACCATCCCCGAGACGGACGACGACACCAGAGTCGTCCAACTGCGGAACTTCGCGGGCCTCGTCGCCGACGAGATTCGACGCAAACGCCCCGAGACGGTCTACGCCGCAGGCGAGCGTGCCCCCCTGCGCGAGACGCGCGCCCAACTCCACTACGAGTTCTACCGCGTCACTGAAACGGATCCGGTACAGGCCGTCCTCGACCGGCGAGGGGAACGAGCGCTGGAAGTCGTCGACATCCCACCCGCGGAGAAACTCGGTGGCAGTCACACGACACTCATCGGCGGGCGAAAGGGCAGACGGGCGATTGGCGTCGTCGCCGGCCACCCGCACGTCAAGAAGGTCATTCCCGGCCCTATCGACGCCAGTGGAACCGGGTCGCGGACCGGTCTCCGCGCCAAAGTCACGCGGGCCGATACCAATGGAAACGTCAGACTCCTCTTACGCGATGGGTCGAGCGTCCAAGAAAACCGCATCGTCACGACGGCGATGAACCGCGAGACGGGCGAACGCGTCCGCGACGACCTGAACGACGCACTGCGGGAAGACGGCTTACAGGACGAGTGA